In Equus przewalskii isolate Varuska chromosome 6, EquPr2, whole genome shotgun sequence, one DNA window encodes the following:
- the LOC103557933 gene encoding calcitonin gene-related peptide 1 — MGFWKFSPFLPLSILVLYQVGIIQAAPFRSALESLPDPAVLPEEESRLLLAALVKDYVQMKVRALEQEQETGGASITAQKRSCNTASCLTHRLAGLLSSAGSMANSNLLPTEMGFKVSGRRRRDLQA, encoded by the exons ATGGGCTTCTGGAAGTTctcccccttcctgcctctcagCATCTTGGTCCTGTACCAGGTGGGCATCATCCAGGCAGCACCATTCAG gtctGCCTTGGAGAGCCTCCCAGATCCTGCTGTACTCCCTGAGGAGGAATCGCGACTCCTACTGGCTGCGCTGGTGAAGGACTATGTGCAGATGAAGGTCAGGGCgctggagcaggagcaggagacaGGGGGCGCCAG CATCACTGCCCAGAAGAGATCCTGCAACACTGCCAGCTGCTTGACCCATCGGCTGGcaggcttgctgagcagtgctggGAGTATGGCGAACAGCAACTTGCTGCCCACTGAGATGGGCTTCAAAGTCTCTGGCCGTCGCCGCAGGGACCTTCAGGCCTGA